Proteins from a genomic interval of Epinephelus fuscoguttatus linkage group LG16, E.fuscoguttatus.final_Chr_v1:
- the abcg8 gene encoding ATP-binding cassette sub-family G member 8 — MDTDTGLNHTNSSSQHQDTELFSSEEDSSLYFTYSGGCNELEVNNLHYEVDTAAQIPWYEKLSEFKLPWEIKGNKQTAINKLSLRVHSGQMLAVIGSSGCGKTSLLDIITCRDEGGTMTSGQVLINGKPNTPQLVKKSIAHVRQDDRLLPHLTVRETLVFVAKLRLPAHFTQAERDQRVDDVIAELRLRQCAHTRVGNDYVRGVSGGERRRVSIAVQLLWNPGILILDEPTSGLDSFTAHNLVITLSRLARGNRLVLLSVHQPRSDIFQLFDLVVLLSSGSAVYCGAACDMVPYFTALGYPCPRYCNPSDFYVDLISIDRRSPEQEAKCLERSGVLAEQFLEKVRDTDDHMWKPAGTNTAPTTQPESSQQISKVKEEEVITISKERNRLPGRLHQFTILIRRHMYNDYRDLVTLLVHGFEALLMSLLVGCLYYGAGEERLSIQDTVALLYMIGALTPFAVVLDVIAKCHTERAMLYHELEDGMYSVTSYFFAKVLGELPEHCVFTLVYGLPIYWLAGLNEAPDRFLLNFLLVWLMVYCSRAMALFVAAALPTLQTSAFMGNSFFTVFYLTGGFVISLENMWLVASWLSHASFMRWGFEGMLQVQFRGNKYPVTIRNITFNVDGIHVVEAMKMNQYPLYSCYLVLLAVVLVFMALYYVSLKFIKQKSSQDW; from the exons CATCAAGACACAGAGCTGTTCTCGTCTGAAGAGGACAGCAGCCTCTACTTTACCTACAGTGGAGGGTGCAACGAGCTGGAGGTCAACAACCTGCACTATGAG gtggACACAGCGGCTCAGATCCCCTGGTATGAGAAGTTGTCAGAGTTCAAGTTGCCGTGGGAGATTAAAGGAAACAAGCAGACAGCCATCAACAAGCTCAGCCTCCGAGTCCACAGCGGGCAGATGCTGGCCGTCATCGGCAGCTcag GTTGTGGTAAAACATCTTTGCTGGACATAATAACATGCCGCGATGAGGGCGGCACAATGACGTCCGGTCAGGTTCTGATCAACGGGAAGCCTAACACGCCTCAGCTGGTGAAGAAGAGCATCGCTCACGTCCGACAAGATGACCGGCTCCTTCCTCACCTCACCGTCCGCGAAACTCTCGTCTTTGTTGCCAAACTGAGGCTCCCCGCCCACTTCACACAGGCTGAGAGGGACCAGAGG GTGGATGATGTCATCGCAGAGCTGCGGCTGCGACAGTGTGCTCACACCCGGGTGGGAAACGACTATGTGAGGGGAGTCTCTGGAGGCGAGAGGAGGAGAGTCAGTATAGCTGTCCAACTTCTCTGGAACCCtg GTATTTTGATCCTGGATGAACCCACGTCAGGTCTGGACAGCTTCACAGCCCACAACCTGGTGATCACACTGTCCCGCCTGGCCCGTGGAAACcgcctggtgctgctgtcagtCCACCAGCCCCGCTCTGATATCTTCCAGCTCTTCGACCTCGTTGTCCTGCTGTCGTCAGGTTCAGCCGTTTACTGCGGAGCTGCTTGTGACATGGTGCCTTACTTCACGGCTCTGGGATACCCCTGCCCGAGATACTGCAACCCCTCCGACTTCtatg tTGATCTGATCAGTATAGACCGGCGCAGTCCGGAGCAGGAGGCCAAGTGTTTGGAGCGCTCTGGAGTTCTGGCTGAGCAGTTCTTAGAAAAGGTCCGAGACACAGACGATCACATGTGGAAACCAGCTGGGACCAACACAGCaccaacaacacaacctgaAAG CTCTCAGCAGATCAGCaaagtaaaagaagaagaagtaatCACCATTTCCAAGGAAAGAAACAGACTGCCTGGAAGACTGCACCAATTTACCATCCTCATCAG GCGTCACATGTATAATGACTACAGGGACCTGGTCACCTTATTGGTTCACGGCTTCGAGGCCCTCCTCATGTCACTGCTGGTCGGTTGTCTCTACTACGGGGCAGGAGAAGAGCGTCTGTCCATTCAGGACACAGTGGCCCTCCTGTACATGATCGGTGCCCTCACGCCATTTGCTGTGGTGCTGGACGTCATAGCTAAAT GTCACACAGAGAGAGCCATGCTTTACCACGAGCTGGAGGACGGCATGTACTCTGTCACTTCATACTTCTTTGCCAAG GTCCTGGGGGAGTTACCTGAGCACTGCGTGTTCACCTTGGTGTACGGCCTGCCCATTTATTGGCTGGCCGGCCTTAACGAAGCTCCGGATCGTTTCCTGCTCAACTTCCTGCTGGTGTGGCTGATGGTCTACTGCAGCCGAGCCATGGCTCTGTTTGTAGCCGCGGCACTTCCCACCCTGCAGACCTCGGCATTCATGGGCAACTCGTTTTTCACTGTCTTCTACTTGACCGGAGGTTTTGTCATCAGCCTTGAGAATATGTGGCTCG TGGCCTCGTGGCTCTCTCACGCCTCCTTCATGCGGTGGGGTTTTGAGGGCATGCTGCAGGTGCAGTTCAGAGGCAACAAGTACCCCGTCACCATCAGGAACATCACCTTTAATGTTGACGGCATACAT GTGGTGGAGGCCATGAAGATGAACCAGTACCCTCTGTACTCGTGCTACCTGGTCCTGCTGGCAGTTGTTCTGGTCTTCATGGCGCTCTACTACGTGTCCCTAAAATTCATCAAGCAGAAGTCCAGTCAGGACTGGTGA